AGCCCTTCAGCGCGTCGCTCCAGGCACCCAAAGCACGTCGCGTGCACCGCCTTCATTGTTGACGCGGGCGAGTTGAAATAGGTGATCGGAGAGGCGGTTAAGATAGTGGATCGCCACCGGATTCAGCTTCTCCTGTTGGGCCAAAGCCACAGTTAGGCGCTCAGCGCGACGCACTGTAGTACGCGCGACGTGAAGTTCGGCTGCGGCGGGCGAGCCGCCAGGCAAAACGAAGGATGTAAGCGGTGCCAGGACGCTGTTCATGGCGTCAATTTCCCGCTCCAGTCGCTCGACCTGGGCGGCGACGATGCGGAGCGCTTCGGCGCCATCTTCTGGCCGACACAGATCTGCACCGACATCGAACAGATCGTTTTGGATGCGCGCCAGCATCTCGTCGCTGTCGGCGGTACAGTGGAGCCGCGCAACGCCGATGGCGGCATTTGCTTCGTCCACCGCGCCATAGGCTTCAACGCGGAGGTCGCATTTGAGCACGCGCGCGCCGCCGCCCAGCGAGGTCTCACCTGCATCGCCGCCACGCGTATAGATTTTTGTCAGAAGAACCATCGC
The genomic region above belongs to Pseudomonadota bacterium and contains:
- a CDS encoding cob(I)yrinic acid a,c-diamide adenosyltransferase — protein: MVLLTKIYTRGGDAGETSLGGGARVLKCDLRVEAYGAVDEANAAIGVARLHCTADSDEMLARIQNDLFDVGADLCRPEDGAEALRIVAAQVERLEREIDAMNSVLAPLTSFVLPGGSPAAAELHVARTTVRRAERLTVALAQQEKLNPVAIHYLNRLSDHLFQLARVNNEGGARDVLWVPGATR